In Rhodovulum sulfidophilum DSM 1374, the following are encoded in one genomic region:
- a CDS encoding outer membrane protein assembly factor BamD, with translation MATSSRRIGAVAAIMVLSLTAACDPIGSRKPPPLETFDAPTIYQMAETKLEKDRDLEEAARLYGEVERLYPYSEWAKRALIMQAYTYHQAKDYETARAAAQRYIDFYPADEDAAYAQYLLALSYYDQIDLVGRDQGLTFQALQALRTVIERYPDSEYAQSAILKFDLAFNHLAAKEMEVGRYYLKRKHYAAAVNRFRVVVEDFQTTTHTAEALYRLIESYLALGLDNEAQTAAAILGHNFQGTDWYADGYKLLQAKGLEPEAKGEGWLRSVYRQMIKGEWL, from the coding sequence ATGGCGACAAGCAGCAGGCGCATCGGAGCGGTAGCGGCAATCATGGTGCTTTCGCTGACCGCGGCCTGCGACCCGATCGGGTCGCGCAAGCCGCCGCCGCTCGAGACCTTCGATGCGCCGACGATTTACCAGATGGCCGAGACCAAGCTGGAGAAGGACCGCGACCTCGAGGAAGCGGCGCGGCTCTATGGCGAGGTCGAGCGGCTTTATCCCTATTCGGAATGGGCCAAGCGCGCGCTGATCATGCAGGCCTATACCTATCACCAGGCCAAGGATTACGAGACCGCCCGCGCCGCGGCCCAGCGCTATATCGACTTCTATCCGGCGGACGAGGACGCGGCCTATGCCCAGTATCTGCTGGCGCTGAGCTATTACGACCAGATCGATCTGGTGGGCCGCGACCAGGGCCTGACCTTCCAGGCGCTGCAGGCGCTCCGGACCGTGATCGAGCGCTATCCCGACAGCGAATACGCGCAATCCGCGATCCTCAAGTTCGACCTCGCCTTCAACCACCTGGCGGCGAAGGAAATGGAGGTCGGCCGGTATTATCTCAAGCGCAAGCATTATGCCGCCGCGGTCAACCGCTTCCGCGTGGTGGTCGAGGACTTCCAGACCACGACACATACCGCCGAGGCGCTGTACCGTCTGATCGAATCCTATCTGGCGCTCGGGCTCGACAACGAGGCGCAGACCGCGGCCGCGATTCTCGGCCACAACTTCCAGGGCACCGACTGGTATGCGGACGGCTACAAGCTGCTGCAGGCCAAGGGGCTGGAACCAGAGGCCAAGGGCGAGGGTTGGCTGCGCTCGGTCTACCGCCAGATGATCAAGGGCGAGTGGCTCTGA
- the fabF gene encoding beta-ketoacyl-ACP synthase II, with amino-acid sequence MRRVVVTGLGMVSPLACGVEETWKRLLEGQSGIGPITRFDASRLVTGYAAEIPFGDGSDGTFNPDDWMEPKERRKVDDFILYAMAAASQAVADSGWVPETDAERERTGVMIGSGIGGLNSIADTAVLIQQKGPRRVSPFFIPSALINLASGQVSIRFGFKGPNHAVVTACSTGAHAIGDAARLIQWGDADVMVAGGTESPISEIGIAGFNACKALSTKRGDAPETASRPWDAERDGFVMGEGAGVVILEELEHAKARGAKIYAEVLGYGLSGDAYHITAPAEDGDGGFRSMQAALKRAGLVPADIDYINAHGTSTMADTIELGAVERLLGEAAERTTMSSTKSSIGHLLGAAGAVEAIFCILALRDQIAPPTLNLDTPPEGTRIDLAPKTAVKREISLALSNSFGFGGTNASLVMGRGDR; translated from the coding sequence ATGCGTCGTGTGGTTGTCACCGGGCTGGGGATGGTGTCCCCGTTGGCCTGCGGGGTGGAAGAGACCTGGAAACGTCTCCTGGAGGGGCAATCGGGCATCGGGCCGATCACCCGCTTCGATGCCAGCCGCCTGGTCACCGGCTATGCCGCCGAGATTCCCTTCGGCGACGGGTCCGACGGGACCTTCAACCCGGATGACTGGATGGAGCCGAAGGAGCGCCGGAAGGTCGACGATTTCATCCTGTACGCGATGGCGGCGGCAAGCCAGGCGGTGGCCGATTCCGGCTGGGTGCCGGAGACCGATGCCGAGCGCGAGCGCACCGGCGTGATGATCGGGTCCGGCATCGGCGGACTGAATTCCATCGCCGATACCGCCGTGCTGATCCAGCAGAAGGGACCGCGCCGGGTGTCGCCCTTCTTCATTCCCTCGGCGCTGATCAACCTCGCCTCGGGCCAGGTCTCGATCCGCTTCGGCTTCAAGGGGCCGAACCATGCGGTGGTGACCGCCTGTTCGACCGGGGCGCATGCCATCGGCGACGCGGCGCGTCTGATCCAGTGGGGCGATGCCGACGTGATGGTCGCGGGCGGCACCGAAAGCCCGATTTCCGAGATCGGGATCGCGGGCTTCAACGCCTGCAAGGCGCTGTCGACCAAACGCGGCGATGCCCCCGAAACCGCCTCGCGGCCCTGGGACGCCGAGCGCGACGGCTTCGTGATGGGCGAGGGCGCGGGCGTCGTGATCCTCGAAGAGCTGGAACATGCCAAGGCCCGCGGCGCCAAGATCTATGCCGAGGTGCTGGGCTATGGCCTCTCGGGCGATGCCTACCACATCACCGCCCCGGCCGAGGATGGCGATGGCGGCTTCCGCTCGATGCAGGCGGCGCTGAAGCGTGCGGGGCTGGTCCCGGCCGATATCGACTACATCAACGCGCATGGCACCTCGACCATGGCCGACACCATCGAGCTGGGGGCGGTCGAGCGGTTGCTGGGCGAGGCGGCGGAGCGCACCACCATGTCCTCGACCAAATCCTCGATCGGCCACCTTCTGGGGGCTGCGGGCGCGGTTGAGGCGATCTTCTGCATTCTGGCGCTGCGCGATCAGATCGCACCGCCGACGCTGAACCTCGACACCCCGCCCGAAGGCACCCGGATCGACCTTGCGCCGAAAACCGCGGTGAAGCGTGAGATCAGCCTTGCGCTGTCGAACTCCTTCGGCTTCGGCGGGACCAACGCTTCGCTTGTCATGGGCCGCGGGGACCGCTGA
- the lpxC gene encoding UDP-3-O-acyl-N-acetylglucosamine deacetylase: MQTTLKSPITFTGTGLHTGRPVRLTIHPASAEYGLWFRRTDIEGPDALIPARWDAVEPSRLCTKLANGRASVMTVEHLMAALSGCGVHNALIEIDGPEVPVMDGSSAPFVQGILSRGLRRLAAPVRVLRILEHVEVSEGAARASLGPADTLEIDFEITFVDAAIGHQAKRLNMANGAFVRELCDSRTFCRNADVEAMRAAGLALGGTFDNAVVIDGEKVLSPGGLRHRDEPVRHKMLDALGDLALAGAPILGRYRGERAGHALTNRLLRTLFAQPGAFRLETCSTDQGAALPGFGLNSADLKAVA; encoded by the coding sequence ATGCAGACGACGCTGAAATCACCGATCACCTTCACCGGAACGGGCCTCCATACCGGCCGCCCGGTGCGGCTGACGATCCATCCCGCCTCGGCCGAATACGGCCTCTGGTTCCGGCGCACGGATATCGAGGGCCCCGACGCCCTGATTCCCGCCCGCTGGGACGCGGTCGAGCCGTCGCGCCTCTGCACCAAGCTGGCCAATGGCCGCGCCTCGGTGATGACGGTCGAACATCTGATGGCCGCGCTTTCCGGCTGTGGCGTGCATAATGCCCTGATCGAGATCGACGGCCCCGAAGTGCCGGTGATGGACGGCTCCTCCGCCCCCTTCGTGCAGGGCATCCTGTCGCGCGGCCTGCGCCGGCTCGCCGCCCCTGTCCGGGTGCTGCGCATCCTCGAACATGTCGAGGTCTCCGAAGGCGCGGCCCGGGCCAGCCTCGGCCCGGCCGACACGCTGGAAATCGATTTCGAGATCACCTTCGTGGACGCCGCCATCGGCCATCAGGCCAAGCGGCTGAACATGGCCAACGGCGCCTTCGTGCGCGAGCTCTGCGACAGCCGCACCTTCTGCCGCAATGCCGATGTCGAGGCCATGCGCGCGGCCGGCCTGGCCCTGGGCGGCACCTTCGACAATGCCGTCGTGATCGATGGCGAGAAGGTGCTGAGCCCCGGCGGGCTGCGCCATCGCGACGAGCCCGTGCGCCACAAGATGCTGGACGCGCTCGGAGATCTGGCTTTGGCCGGGGCCCCGATCCTCGGCCGTTACCGCGGCGAGCGGGCGGGACACGCGCTGACCAACCGGCTGCTGCGGACGCTGTTCGCGCAACCCGGCGCGTTCCGGCTGGAAACCTGCTCGACCGACCAGGGCGCCGCCCTGCCCGGCTTCGGGCTCAATTCGGCTGACCTGAAGGCCGTTGCCTGA
- the ftsZ gene encoding cell division protein FtsZ: MALNLTMPEQEELKPRITVFGVGGAGGNAVNNMIEKRLEGVEFVVANTDAQALQQSNAQARIQMGVKVTEGLGAGARPSVGASAAEESIEQIVDHLAGAHMCFITAGMGGGTGTGAAPIIAQAARELGVLTVGVVTKPFQFEGTKRMRQAEEGVENLQKVVDTLIIIPNQNLFRIANEKTTFTEAFSLADDVLYQGVKGVTDLMVRPGLINLDFADVRSVMDEMGKAMMGTGEADGEDRAIQAAEAAIANPLLDEISLNGAKGVLINITGGYDLTLFELDEAANRIRDVVDQDANIIVGSTLDPDMDGRMRVSVVATGIDAAARIDEVPLPRRPMREPLHRPAEVQEAPAAAPAPAAAPAAQAQRPAVAARETVQEPTQEPSLFSGFDPANAGFAADERAETARDGADLPPPAYQPEENPEAETFVAPQPRNAGEPTPEALARLRAAVAKTPARQPVHTPMTATAQDDPRGDKGRFGIGSLINRMSGHAPEQTERNPHTFRQQPPLYSRGQVAQQEEEDLDPDQERIEIPAFLRRQAN; this comes from the coding sequence ATGGCATTAAACCTCACCATGCCTGAGCAGGAAGAGCTCAAGCCGCGGATCACGGTGTTCGGCGTCGGTGGCGCCGGGGGCAACGCCGTCAACAACATGATCGAAAAGCGCCTTGAGGGGGTCGAGTTCGTGGTCGCGAACACCGATGCCCAGGCGCTTCAGCAATCGAATGCCCAGGCCCGCATCCAGATGGGCGTGAAGGTCACCGAAGGCCTCGGCGCAGGCGCCCGCCCTTCGGTCGGCGCCTCCGCGGCCGAAGAGTCGATCGAGCAGATCGTCGACCATCTGGCCGGCGCGCATATGTGCTTCATCACCGCCGGCATGGGCGGCGGCACCGGCACCGGTGCGGCCCCGATCATCGCCCAGGCCGCCCGTGAGCTGGGCGTTCTGACCGTCGGCGTCGTGACCAAGCCGTTCCAGTTCGAAGGCACGAAGCGGATGCGGCAGGCCGAGGAAGGCGTCGAGAACCTGCAGAAGGTCGTCGACACCCTCATCATCATCCCGAACCAGAACCTGTTCCGGATCGCCAACGAGAAGACCACCTTCACCGAGGCCTTCTCGCTGGCCGATGACGTGCTGTATCAGGGCGTCAAGGGCGTCACCGACCTGATGGTCCGCCCGGGCCTGATCAACCTCGACTTCGCCGACGTCCGCTCGGTGATGGACGAGATGGGCAAGGCGATGATGGGCACCGGCGAGGCCGATGGCGAGGATCGCGCGATCCAAGCCGCCGAGGCCGCGATCGCCAACCCGCTGCTGGACGAGATCAGCCTGAACGGCGCCAAGGGCGTGCTGATCAACATCACCGGCGGCTACGACCTGACCCTGTTCGAACTGGACGAGGCCGCGAACCGCATCCGCGACGTGGTCGATCAGGACGCCAACATCATTGTCGGCTCGACCCTCGACCCGGACATGGACGGCCGGATGCGGGTCTCGGTCGTGGCGACCGGGATCGACGCCGCCGCCCGCATCGACGAGGTTCCGCTGCCGCGCCGCCCGATGCGCGAGCCGCTGCACCGCCCCGCCGAGGTCCAGGAAGCCCCGGCCGCCGCGCCGGCGCCCGCCGCAGCCCCGGCCGCCCAGGCCCAGCGCCCGGCCGTGGCCGCCCGCGAAACGGTTCAGGAGCCGACGCAGGAACCGTCGCTCTTTTCGGGCTTCGATCCGGCCAATGCCGGGTTCGCGGCCGATGAGCGCGCCGAGACCGCCCGCGACGGTGCCGACCTGCCGCCGCCCGCCTACCAGCCCGAGGAAAACCCGGAAGCCGAAACCTTCGTCGCGCCGCAGCCGCGCAATGCCGGCGAACCCACCCCCGAGGCGCTTGCCCGCCTGCGTGCCGCCGTCGCCAAGACCCCGGCGCGCCAGCCGGTGCATACCCCGATGACAGCCACCGCGCAGGACGATCCGCGCGGGGACAAGGGACGGTTCGGCATCGGCTCGCTCATCAACCGGATGTCGGGCCATGCGCCGGAACAGACCGAGCGCAACCCCCATACCTTCCGCCAGCAGCCGCCGCTCTACAGCCGCGGACAGGTTGCCCAGCAGGAGGAAGAGGATCTTGACCCCGATCAGGAACGGATCGAGATCCCGGCCTTCCTGCGGCGCCAGGCGAACTGA
- the mltG gene encoding endolytic transglycosylase MltG, with protein MWKAVASNALTLFIVVLLFAGGLLIWAKQKYAEPGPLETAICLRVEPGSTMVGVSRDLGDQEAVRHPLIFRLGARYAEKDDDLKAGSFLLPAHASMEEIVDLVTRVGRSTCGTDVNFRIGIASAELQVRTFDPATGRYEEVLAFDPGAGEVPAEYAGLMAEPDLRYRVTLAEGVTSWQVVDELKQADFLDGDIAAVPAEGSLAPDSYEVTPGEAREALLAEMAARQTALLDRLWETRAEGLPLASKEEALVLASIVEKETGVPGERRRVASVFVNRLERGIRLQTDPTVIYGLTMGKAPLGRGIRQSELARRTPYNTYQIDGLPPTPIANPGRASIEAVLNPETTEYLYFVADGTGGHAFARSLDEHNRNVARWRAIEAGRGGN; from the coding sequence ATGTGGAAGGCCGTCGCCTCCAACGCGCTGACGCTTTTCATCGTGGTGCTGCTGTTCGCCGGCGGACTTCTGATCTGGGCCAAGCAGAAATATGCCGAGCCCGGGCCGCTTGAGACCGCGATCTGCCTGAGGGTGGAGCCGGGCTCGACCATGGTCGGCGTCTCGCGCGATCTGGGCGACCAGGAGGCGGTGCGCCATCCGCTGATCTTCCGGCTGGGCGCGCGCTATGCCGAAAAGGACGACGATCTGAAGGCGGGCAGTTTTCTTCTGCCTGCCCATGCCTCGATGGAAGAGATCGTCGACCTGGTGACCCGCGTGGGCCGCTCGACCTGTGGCACCGACGTGAATTTCCGCATCGGAATCGCCAGCGCCGAGCTGCAGGTCCGCACCTTCGACCCGGCCACCGGCCGCTATGAAGAGGTGCTGGCCTTCGATCCCGGGGCGGGCGAGGTGCCGGCGGAGTATGCCGGGCTGATGGCCGAACCCGATCTGCGCTACCGGGTGACGCTGGCCGAGGGCGTGACCAGCTGGCAGGTGGTCGACGAGCTGAAACAGGCCGACTTCCTCGATGGCGACATCGCTGCCGTTCCGGCCGAGGGCAGCCTGGCGCCCGACAGTTACGAGGTGACGCCGGGCGAGGCACGCGAGGCGCTTCTGGCCGAGATGGCGGCGCGGCAAACTGCGCTGCTCGACCGTCTCTGGGAGACGCGGGCCGAGGGCCTGCCGCTGGCCAGCAAGGAAGAGGCGCTGGTTCTGGCCTCGATCGTCGAGAAGGAGACCGGTGTGCCCGGGGAAAGGCGCCGGGTCGCGAGCGTCTTCGTCAACCGGCTTGAACGGGGTATCCGGCTGCAGACCGACCCGACCGTGATCTACGGTCTTACCATGGGCAAGGCGCCGCTCGGGCGGGGGATCCGGCAAAGCGAACTGGCACGGCGCACGCCTTACAACACCTATCAGATCGACGGCCTGCCGCCGACGCCCATCGCCAATCCCGGCCGCGCCTCGATCGAGGCGGTGCTGAACCCCGAGACCACGGAATATCTGTATTTCGTGGCCGACGGCACGGGCGGGCACGCCTTCGCGAGAAGCCTCGACGAACATAACCGCAATGTCGCGCGCTGGCGCGCCATCGAGGCCGGGCGGGGCGGGAACTGA
- the recN gene encoding DNA repair protein RecN — MLRSLDIRDMLIIDRLELGFRPGLNVLTGETGAGKSILLDSLGFVLGWRGRADLVRAGAAQGEVVAEFELPAGHPAHAVLAEAGLEAGDELILRRINTAEGRKTAWVNDRRVSGEVLRRLSDTLVELHGQQDDRGLLNPRGHRQLLDAFAGLETEIDAVRAAWRARARAERVVAEAETRIAELRAEEDFLRHAVDELDALAPEPGEEADLDARRRTMQAAERIREDIARAHAALGPGEGAEGRMGDALRWLEGAADRAEGRLDAPLAALSRALVELGEAVQATEDCLQALDFDPNALETTEERLFAIRALARKHGVQPDDLSAFAADLRARLAALDAGAGDLAGLGRAAAEARADYDAAAARLGAARRAAALRLDAAMSDELAPLKMERAVFSTVISDAEPGPDGRDAVAFTVATNPGAPAGPLNRIASGGELSRFLLALKVCLVRGASPLTLIFDEIDRGVGGATADAVGRRLAALARSAQVLVVTHSPQVAARGAHHWRVEKRVEGEMTRSIVTPLDSPARVDEIARMISGDTVTDAARAAARSLLED, encoded by the coding sequence ATGCTGCGCAGTCTCGATATCCGGGACATGCTTATCATCGACCGGCTGGAGCTCGGGTTCCGGCCCGGTCTGAATGTGCTGACCGGCGAGACCGGGGCAGGCAAGTCGATCCTTCTCGATTCCCTCGGCTTCGTCCTCGGCTGGCGCGGTCGCGCCGACCTGGTCCGGGCGGGGGCCGCACAGGGCGAGGTGGTCGCCGAATTCGAACTGCCTGCCGGACATCCGGCCCACGCGGTTCTGGCCGAGGCCGGGCTCGAGGCAGGAGACGAGCTGATCCTGCGCCGGATCAACACCGCCGAGGGCCGGAAGACCGCCTGGGTCAACGACCGGCGGGTTTCGGGCGAGGTTCTGCGGCGGTTGTCGGACACGCTGGTCGAACTGCACGGTCAGCAGGACGATCGCGGGCTTCTCAATCCGCGCGGCCACCGGCAGCTGCTTGATGCCTTTGCCGGGCTGGAGACCGAGATCGACGCCGTCCGTGCGGCCTGGCGCGCCCGCGCCCGGGCCGAGCGCGTCGTTGCCGAGGCCGAGACCCGGATCGCCGAGCTCCGCGCCGAGGAGGATTTCCTGCGCCACGCGGTGGACGAACTCGACGCGCTGGCCCCCGAGCCGGGCGAAGAGGCCGACCTCGATGCCCGGCGCCGGACGATGCAGGCCGCGGAACGCATTCGCGAGGATATCGCCCGCGCCCATGCCGCGCTCGGCCCCGGCGAAGGCGCGGAAGGGCGGATGGGCGACGCGCTGCGCTGGCTCGAAGGCGCGGCGGACCGCGCCGAGGGGCGGCTGGACGCCCCGCTTGCGGCCCTGTCGCGCGCCCTGGTCGAGCTTGGCGAGGCGGTGCAGGCCACCGAGGACTGCCTCCAGGCCCTCGATTTCGACCCGAACGCGCTCGAAACCACCGAGGAGCGGCTTTTCGCCATCCGGGCCCTGGCGCGCAAGCACGGCGTGCAGCCCGACGATCTGAGCGCCTTCGCCGCTGACCTGCGCGCGCGACTGGCCGCGCTCGACGCCGGCGCGGGTGACCTGGCTGGGCTTGGCCGAGCGGCAGCCGAGGCGCGGGCCGATTATGATGCCGCGGCAGCAAGGCTCGGGGCGGCACGACGCGCCGCCGCGCTCCGTCTCGACGCCGCGATGTCGGACGAGCTGGCGCCGCTGAAGATGGAGCGCGCCGTCTTCTCGACCGTGATCTCGGATGCCGAGCCCGGCCCGGACGGGCGGGACGCGGTGGCCTTTACCGTCGCAACCAATCCCGGCGCGCCTGCCGGCCCCCTGAACAGGATCGCCTCGGGGGGCGAGCTGTCGCGCTTCCTGCTGGCGCTGAAGGTCTGCCTGGTGCGCGGCGCGAGCCCGCTTACCCTGATCTTCGACGAAATCGACCGCGGGGTTGGCGGCGCCACAGCCGATGCGGTCGGCCGCCGACTGGCGGCGCTGGCGCGCTCGGCCCAGGTTCTGGTGGTCACGCATTCGCCTCAGGTCGCGGCCCGGGGAGCGCATCACTGGCGAGTGGAGAAGCGGGTCGAGGGCGAGATGACCCGCTCGATCGTGACGCCGCTCGACAGCCCGGCCCGGGTCGACGAAATCGCCCGCATGATATCGGGCGACACCGTGACCGATGCCGCCCGCGCCGCGGCGCGGTCACTTCTGGAAGACTGA